In Gadus morhua chromosome 2, gadMor3.0, whole genome shotgun sequence, the DNA window tgtatcaaatctctgtgtggcgcgtgccgtgccgtgtgcaggcacgccagaattcaaaaagttaagagatggcttGTCAAGCCAAGCgtagcgaagaattgaaatactttaaagaaataggagatcataaggtgaaatctaaaatatgccaagcgaaatcgagctaccagagtactacaagtactatgcggcaacatatgctcctgaaacacaacggtgagttcgggaaagcagacctgcagcaaccaagtgtgtcggctattttcaccgccgcaagacgcgtgtgtaatcccggccgtgtagagaaggtCACaccgctgagtatttccatagtccatttgctgccgttttatttgcagctttaaattatttgcaatggttaggctacttgttttgtttttgttttttttaaaccgttacaggccttggttcgacgtgatttaaatcttgttgtgagacgcatatttatttttgtaaggaaaatgtgttttgaacgtttgcaaaaataaataatgattactctgataactctgactgttttgatggagaataagcattacaggtttggttggtaatattgccgttcaccattaggcctattcctactgcagatgcgttgcattctaaaaatagattcgattaAACAAGTGTTTAATCGAATCTAATCGATTGATCCTCGAAGAATTCcgtcgatcactcgagtttggaatttgctactcgtgcccatccctactataAACTCATCCTTTCATGATTACTTGGTTTAATACTTTTGACTTgtttgtgacttgcacatgtgAGGTACTCCCACCTCTGGCCAAATTACATTTTTGTTGACTGGATTAACACTCAAGTGGCTTCTAGTCCTGATTGCagattgtgttttgtgtgagcAGGTGGGAGCTTTGTCCTGATCCCTCAGCACACCTCACCCGACTGGGCCATCAAAGAGGTGGACGCCCTCTACGATGTGGTGAACGATGTCCGCACTCGATGGCACACTGACGTGTGTACTACTCGTCGTAGGCTACACCATGCACCAATTGCAAACTTTTTAAGAATCCCTGAAGCCCTCCACCCAAAGATAGGTTCAAAACCACCatccttaaaaaataaaagttaagATAGCCAATGAACGGATTCAATCTATgaactgtacccccccccccccccccccccccccttagtaGCCATGTTCAATCCACTTATTTGTTTCGGAATGTATTGATTGTTGATTGTTGGCTTTCACGTTTATAAACTGGTTGGCAGAGACATAGGAATTCGAAATGATGCTATTATTTTACTAATAGTGACAAACTGCCATAGATTACTCGGTTGATTGTCCCCATGTTGAAGTCATATTATCACGTttacaagaaaaaaaagagcacgATTTCCAAATAACAACCAAATCAAAATCAACATGattgacagggttagggttaggtttagaaagaaaataaataagcgTGAAATAAGCATGTGATGTCTAAAATCCTTCATCTGGCTATACAGAGGCAGGAGAATTCAACTGTAAAAACATATTCGCAAACATGTAGCTCTAAAACCTTACCTACATCACCTTTATTGATCTACCCTGTAGGATATCCTGCTCCTGGGCGACTTCAATACAGGCTGCAGCTACGTTACGGGCAAAGACTGGGAGACGATTCGCCTTTTCACCGATAAGAGCTTCCAGTGGCTCATCTCAAATGATGTGGACACCACCGTGTCTCAGAGCAACTGCCCCTATGACAGGTACTTAACACCCACAGACACTCAAGGTGAGAGGACATTATGATCATTGACAGTGCTATTGTTAAAGACTGATTCCTGTAAAGCATTGAAATCAACAATACACTTTATGCATGGACACAACTAGCTATTGATACTTTATAAAAGTATCAACAAAAGAAGTAAAAGATTTTCTTGAAATAGTGGAGACACACCAATAATAATTGGCTCTTCAAGTGCAAGTAGCTCAAACCTAGGAAAAAACTTTGCCATGTTGTTCCTCTTTAGGATTGTGGCCACAGCGGACATGCTGAAAAGAGTGGTACTCGGTAGTGCTGCGGTCTATAACTATATGGTGGACCTCCACCTCAGCCACAGCCTGGTGAGATTTCCCTCACTGTCTTTATAACCAAGGCAGCAGGTATGCCATCGATCAGGGGTGAGTCGGAGTTCCACCTCTACTCCCCCTACTTCCATACCTTCTTAAACGAAAAGCTATGAGCGAGTTGTAGCAATCGAATCGCAAATCAGCAGGAGGGGCCACCACGGTaatgtttgcggtgcagcatagCTGATTGTCACCAAGGTTCCTCCCGGTTTGTGATGGAGATACCGCAATGTCGTCGACCGTGACCAATAAGTCCATGTGCTGGCAGTCTCGCGCTGGCAAGAAGAGGAGTAGAGGAATGGTCGAATAGTCAGTGTAGCAATGATAGGAGAAACCATGTGACCATTTGAGCCGATGGATCTAGGGAGAATAGAAGGtgtcccagtacagagccttgagggacaccagtgaCGAGAGTGCAGGGTttgacaaggagccattccatgtgaGCTGATCGGTGCGAATCGTCAGGTAAGATGCGGACCAGGATAGTGCAGAGTAAGCGACCTGAGTTCGGCAGGAGTGGCGAGAAGGATCTGGTGGTTTAGGGTGTCGAAGGCCGCGGAAAGGTTGAGTCGAATTAGAACCGACAAGGCTCTGGCGGCACGGAGCTACCCTATCACCGCGAGGAAGGTGATAGGTGACATTATTTGAATGTCTCAGTTGAGTTTGCAGTGTTATGCCTGACTGGTAAGGGTCAAGCAGGTTGATTTGTGAGAGATAGGAGGGCTGTAGATTAGAGATGGCAGGTTCCAGAGTTTTAGAAAGGAATGAAACAAGGGATTGGTGTCTTAAAGAACGGCTTGATTCTAGCAGTCTATAAGGACGCTGGAATAAGGCCTAAAGTGGGGAGGAGTTGGTGAGGGTGGTGAGGAATGGAAGAATGTCACTCGAGACGGcttggagaagggaggagggatcAGGTCAAGAGGGCAGGAACATAGTTAGACGTAACTATTCAGTTTCAGGTTTCAGGTTCTTCCATGTTCCGGCGGGTGGTGGAAGCATTAAGAgtatggaggagggagggggagaacttcaaggggagagagaaagcaagaaaaAATGACTGTGATGTAAACGAAGCAGGGTTATGGAGAGAGCTGAGGTACTGCAGAATGATTAGTTATCAGCCCTGTGGCTCAGAGGAGAAGGGCAGAGTTTTAGGATGAAGTTGGTAGAAATGCCTATTAATCCAGAGGGTGTTAAGTCGCCCAGGACAATGAGTACCATCATTGTCCTGGGGAGCAGCTGAGGAGGGCATCCATCCAAGAAGTTGCAGAAGGAAACTGGTGGACGATAGATCACATGATGTAGAGCTTGATGGGAAGGGTGACAGTGACGGCGTGGAGTTTGAATACAGATCTGGATGGGTATTCCAGGGGAAGGACCTGGTAGGACTACTTTGGCTGCCTGTGTTATACAGCCTCTCAACAACATTGACGACTGGCAGAAAGAGCGACACTATGTGCTTCTTTCTGCCAATGTTGTCGCTGCTGAACCCTGACCTCCCCACATCCCAATACTGCCCCTTCCTTTCATGGATGTATCGCATCTTGCAGATTTCATTTCTGAGGACTTGCACGACCAACAATCCAAACGGAcgcatcatgcacacacaagtgcaTAGTTAGGCACACACAACAGCAAGCACATCAGGCCAAGAGGACGTTCGCTATTCCCTCCATggagctagggttagggtaagaaatataatataacaattataTAGAGACTTTTATTTATGGGACTGCATATCATTTTCACAAactaataaatatttaaactcTACGGGCAGCTTTGGTCCCCATCTTGATCTCAGTATTTTACATTCAAATCTAGATTTGTCATGTATGATCAACTCTGTCAGTAAGTCTGTGAAGCTGTACATTCCTCAGTGTTTGTGGTGTTTATCACCTCCTCTAAGGCTGGGCGGTgtgcgtgctgctgctgcctacaGATTGTTCTCCACACACTCGCTGGGCTTTAACTTGAACATGTTCTTCTAACAGATCCATATGTTCTGTAACAGGTAGCTTTCATTACAGCAACAAGTTATTTTAGCCCTGGCAGGTCTGTACAATGTTTGTGGCTGCACACATTGTCCGTGCTGGATGTATACAAGGTGGACTTGTAGAAAACATACGATTATTTGAACGCAGTAGTGAAACTGTTTTGTTTCATCTGATCAATTTGTAGATGTTGGAAAATCCATTTTTAATCCCGCCGATATTTAGATTTGATATCAGAGGAAAGAATGGTAACGGTTAGTATTTGGAAAAATATGCGTTTCTATGACTTGTTTTAATGCGTATCAGATGGTAAGTGACCCGACAATACAGAGTAAACTAAACCCTTTACCGTCTCCTGGGCCACTGTTGAGGTATATGTCTGGAGACGAGGACGCAAACCTAATTCAATACATTGTTTATCTCTCTGGAGCATAAAATATTAATCTTAAAATGATAATTGACAGACGTGCTGCTTGACCAAACCATCTGTGCCTTAGACCTTGGCCGTGAGCGACCATTATCCTGTGGAGGTGAGGCTGACCGCCGGCCCTCCGTCCGGCCCTCCGTCCGGCCCTCCGTCTGGACCTCCGTCCGGCCCTCCGTCCGGCCCTCCCTCCGGCCCTCCGTCCGGCCCTCCGTCCGGCCCTCCCTCCGGCCCTCCGTCCGGCCCTCCGTCCGGCCCTCCGTCTGGACCTCCGTCCGGCCCTCCGTCCGGCCCTCCCTCCGGCCCTCCGTCCGGCCCTCCGTCCGGCCCTCCGTCTGGACCTCCGTCCGGCCCTCCGTCTGGACCTCCGTCCGGCCCTCCCTCCGGCCCTCCGTCCGGCCCTCCGTCCGGCCCTCCGTCCGGCCCTCCGTCTGGCCCTCCGTCTGGACCTCCATCCGGCCCTCCGTCCGGCCCTCCGTCTGCCTGAGCCCTGCAGCACTGGACGAACTTTAAGCTGATGGTTTAAAGGTTGTTTCGGCCATTAAGGAAGAACTCATGTCAATTCACAATGCCATGAGTAGCTTGACTTAAATAAAGTTGGATGTAAACTTTATTAAACGGTCGCTGGGTTGGGCCAATGGTTGGTAGGACAACATTGAATGATTTGCCTCTTCAATAAGCCTATTCTTACACAACCACACTATCAGTAATTCATGGAAATTTCTTCGGAACATAAATACATGCAATAACCGATTACATagttattaaaaaaattgtatagtGTTGTTGATTACATCGCAATAAAATTAAAGAACAAATTCAAAGCAAGACTAATTAACAACAAAGATAAACCAAGTTTAGACCGAGTCTTAGTCAAAAACAGGAATCCGTCTATACTTACTGTCTGTCAGTGCTTTGAGAGCAAACATGCTGAGAGATCAAATAGTGGAAAAGTGTAATGAAAAGACAGCGGGAGGAATTATTGCAGTACGAAGACTCACTTTCAAAAGATCTCTAAGGTCGCTTGACTTTTAGAAGCTGCACAAGCTGGGTCGGAAGAGTTTGAGAAAGCTGGTAGCAGCAAGACTCGAGTCACGTTAGCTTCACTCCCGCAGAAAGAGGCGGACCTGGATGCAGGAGTCTGGTACAGCTTTGGAATAGCAACTCATAAAGCAGATAAACGTGGAGCTCCTTTGGCTCCTTTTGGCTTCAGTGGAGCAGTGAGGACCATTCAGACTCAAGCCTCATCCAACAAGTTGCAGGAATCTACGCATTGAACACCATCATCCTTCAACACCATCAGCCTTAAACACCATCAGCCTTAAACACCATCAGCCTTAAACACCATCCTCCTTCAACACCAtcagccttcaacaccatcagcCTTAAACACCATCAGCCTTAAACACCATCAGCCTTaaacaccaccacccttcaacaccatcacccttcaacaccaccacccttcaACACCATCCTCCTTCAACACCATCAGCCTTAAACACCATCAGCCTTAAACACCATCAGCCTTAAACACCATCAcccttcaacaccaccacccttcaacaccaccacccttcaacaccaccacccttcaacaccaccacccttcaacaccaccacccttcaacaccaccacccttcaacaccaccacccttcaacaccatcatcattcagcaccaccacccttcAACACCATCAGCCTTAAACACCATCAGCCTTAAACACCATCAGCCTTAAACACCATCAGCCTTAAACACCATCCTCCTTAAACACCATCACCCTTCAACACCATCAGCCTTAAACACCATCAGCCTTAAACACCATCctccttcaacaccaccacccttcaacaccatcctccttcaacaccatcctccttcaacaccaccacccttcaacaccatcctccttcaacaccaccacccttcaACACCATCCTCCTTCAACACCATCAGCCTTAAACACCATCAGCCTTAAACACCATCACCCTTCAACACCATCAGCCTTAAACACCATCCTCCTTAAACACCATCACCCTTCAACACCATCAGCCTTAAACACCATCAGCCTTAAACACCATCCTCCTTCAACACCATCCTCCTTCAGCACCATCATccttcagcaccaccacccttcaacaccatcaccccccttcaacaccatcacccttaaacaccatcacccttcaacaccatcctccttcaacaccatcacccttcaacaccatcacccttcagcaccaccacccttcaacaccatcacccTTCAACATCACCACCATCCTTAAACACCATCCTCCCGGGCCTGCTGCAAGACTAGCTCTCCCAGCTGCCCCTGCCGGGGtggaggttggggttagggctGAAGGTCCTGATGGTTAGGGCTTGGGTTAGGGCTGAAGGTCCATGTCTCTGACACGGGGACCACCATATCCCCTAAAGGCTTCGTCAaatcccccctcctcttctccctggaTCCTAACAGCTGAACTTCCAGTCACCTGTCAGTcaggcttagggttagggggaggagtctgcctacagggttagggttaggggggaggAGTCTGCCtaaagggtgagggttaggggggaGGAGTCTGCCtacagggtgagggttagggggaggAGTCTGCCtacagggtgagggttagggggaggAGTCTGTCtacagggtgagggttagggggaggAGTCTGCCTACAGGGTAAGGGGGAGGAGTCTGCCTACATGTGGGAGAAGGACTTTGTGTGTAGTCTGTGTACGTGagtttagtttgtgtgtttgtgtgtagtttgtgtgtgtggtttcctgtgtgtgactgtgcgtggCAGAGATCTGCTAGTAGAACGATCACATGAACGTATGGAAAAATGGATTCCAAAATGCATCATTCAGTTAGAATTTAGTTTATTGTTAGCAGGACATCAAGGACATTTCTATGCAGTATTTATTTTACATAGTAAAACACAGTAAAGCTCAAACGGTGTGATAAAGTCTCTGAATGCTCTCTACTTTTAACCCTTTCTGCTCTTCAGCATCTTCAGGTACATCCCGAGGGACTTCTGGACGGAGGCTTGGGTGATGAAGCTCACAAAGTTGTGGACGTCGGCCTCCCTGTTGGACAGCAGCTTGTCGATGGTGGGCTTCCTCATCATGGCCTTGGTCGCCTGCCTAGCGGGCTCTGAAAGGAAAGGGAGGGGCCAAGTGTTATCACTGAGGGGGTGGTGAGGCCGCGTGTACCCAGCTGTTAGGAGCTCTTCAAGTCGCAGGTGGGGAACACAGAGATGTTTTCTCTATCTGAACAAGCAGGAACATTTGTATGGGAACATACTAACTGTATGGGTGAACCTGGGCTAACCTGAGGTAGCCCGTACCACTGGTTAGTATTAACGGTAACCAGCTAAACGCTAAAGGGTTTGGCCTAACCTGTGGTAGCCCGTACCAttgagtagggttagggttaacgttAACCTGTGGTAGCCCGTACtactggttagggttaacgtTAACCTGTTGTAGCCCGTACtactggttagggttaacgcTCGGCTAACCTGTGGTAGCCCGTACtactggttagggttaacgtTAACCTGTGGTAGCCCGTACtactggttagggttaacactCGGCTAACCTGTGGTAGCCCGTACtactggttagggttaacgtTAACCTGTGGTAGCCCGTACCAttgagtagggttagggttaacgctAACCTGTGGTAGCCCGTACaactggttagggttaacgcTAACCTGTGGTAGCCCGTACtactggttagggttaacgtTAACCTGTGGTAGCCCGTACTACTGGTTAGGGTTAATGCTAACCTGTGGTAGCCCGTACcactggttagggttaacgtTAACCTGTGGTAGCCCGTACtactggttagggttaacgtTAACCTGTGGTAGCCCGTACCAttgagtagggttagggttaacgctAACCTGTGGTAGCCCGTACaactggttagggttaacgtTGACCTGTGGTAGCCCGTACtactggttagggttaacgcTAACCTGTGGTAGCCCGTACcactggttagggttaacgtTAACCTGTGGTAGCCCGTACaactggttagggttaacgcTAACCTGTGGTAGCCCGTACTACTGGTtagagttaaccctaacctgtgGTAGCCCGTACAACTGGTTATGGTTAACGTTGACCTGTGGTAGCCCGTACtactggttagggttaacgtTAACCTGTGGTAGCCCGTACcactggttagggttaacgtTAACCTGTGGTAGCCCGTACtactggttagggttaaccctaacctgtgGTAGCCCGTACTACTGGTtagagttaaccctaacctgtgGTAGCCCGTACtactggttagggttaacgtTGACCTGTGGTAGCCCGTACtactggttagggttaacgtTAACCTGTGGTAGCCCGTACcactggttagggttaacgtTAACCTGTGGTAGCCCGTACtactggttagggttaaccctaacctgtgGTAGCCCGTACCAttgagtagggt includes these proteins:
- the LOC115533705 gene encoding filaggrin-2-like isoform X1; the encoded protein is MIRTDHGSMMIRCTPNQWYEREYRPRAATLILQGLVLTLTSGTGYHWLTLTLTSDAGYHRLGLTLTLTSCTGYHRLALTLTSSTGYHRLTLTLTSGTGYHRLALTLTSGTGYHRLELTLTLLNGTGYHRLGLTLTSSTGYHRLTLTLTSGTGYHRLTLTLTSSTGYHRSTLTLTSSTGYHRLGLTLTSSTGYHRLGLTLTSSTGYHRLTLTLTSGTGYHRLTLTLTSSTGYHRSTLTITSCTGYHRLGLTLTSSTGYHRLALTLTSCTGYHRLTLTLTSGTGYHRLALTLTSSTGYHRSTLTLTSCTGYHRLALTLTLLNGTGYHRLTLTLTSSTGYHRLTLTLTSGTGYHRLALTLTSSTGYHRLTLTLTSSTGYHRLALTLTSCTGYHRLALTLTLLNGTGYHRLTLTLTSSTGYHRLTLTLTSSTGYHRLAER
- the LOC115533705 gene encoding hornerin-like isoform X2; the encoded protein is MIRTDHGSMMIRCTPNQWYEREYRPRAATLILQGLVLTLTSGTGYHWLTLTLTSDAGYHRLGLTLTLTSCTGYHRLALTLTSSTGYHRLTLTLTSGTGYHRLALTLTSGTGYHRLELTLTLLNGTGYHRLGLTLTSSTGYHRLTLTLTSGTGYHRLTLTLTSSTGYHRSTLTLTSSTGYHRLGLTLTSSTGYHRLGLTLTSSTGYHRLTLTLTSGTGYHRLTLTLTSSTGYHRSTLTITSCTGYHRLGLTLTSSTGYHRLALTLTSCTGYHRLTLTLTSGTGYHRLALTLTSSTGYHRSTLTLTSCTGYHRLALTLTLLNGTGYHRLTLTLTSSTGYHRLAER
- the dnase1 gene encoding deoxyribonuclease-1 → MRALFTGGLLWALLQIGTSLFLGAFNIKSFGDKKASNSTLMDIISTIVHRYDILLIQEVRDSDLSATKLLMDHVNQGPGQYSYIVSEPLGRSTYKERYLFLYREDTVSVVKNYTYDDGCEPCGTDIFNREPFVVMFSSRNSGGSFVLIPQHTSPDWAIKEVDALYDVVNDVRTRWHTDDILLLGDFNTGCSYVTGKDWETIRLFTDKSFQWLISNDVDTTVSQSNCPYDRIVATADMLKRVVLGSAAVYNYMVDLHLSHSLTLAVSDHYPVEVRLTAGPPSGPPSGPPSGPPSGPPSGPPSGPPSGPPSGPPSGPPSGPPSGPPSGPPSGPPSGPPSGPPSGPPSGPPSGPPSGPPSGPPSGPPSGPPSGPPSGPPSGPPSGPPSGPPSGPPSGPPSA